The Euphorbia lathyris chromosome 2, ddEupLath1.1, whole genome shotgun sequence genome includes a window with the following:
- the LOC136217891 gene encoding plant cysteine oxidase 3 encodes MLSKIQRATDKARSILLGIRNNPLFTVCFRSHVNMVDQSSSSKVQALYELCSNTFTPGGPPSSSAALHKLSSLMDTIRPTDVGLKEESPDDDRGHGFFGLSRLSGVARWAQPITYIDIYESESFTMCIFCFPTSSVIPLHDHPGMTVFSKVLYGSLHVKAYDWVEPTRIHESIGSGSPPVKLAKLSVDKVLTAPCGTSVLYPKSGGNIHCFTAVTPCAVLDVLTPSYREDAGRKCTYYHDYPYSPPPTGNDVVDGKNEEYAWLAEIETPDNLYMRPGLYRGPRLHV; translated from the exons ATGTTATCGAAAATCCAACGAGCAACGGATAAGGCCAGGAGCATACTTCTAGGAATAAGAAACAATCCACTTTTCACTGTGTGCTTCAGGAGCCACGTTAACATGGTGGACCAATCTTCCTCTTCTAAAGTCCAGGCTCTCTATGAACTCTGCTCTAACACCTTCACTCCTGGGGGTCCTCCTTCGTCTTCTGCAGCTCTACACAAACTCTCCTCTCTTAtgg ATACAATACGCCCAACTGATGTAGGGCTTAAAGAGGAAAGCCCTGATGATGATAGAGGTCATGGATTTTTTGGACTCAGTCGATTAAGTGGGGTAGCTCGATGGGCTCAACCAATAACTTACATAGATATTTATGAGTCTGAAAGTTTTACG ATGTGCATATTCTGCTTTCCTACTTCCTCAGTTATTCCACTCCATGACCATCCTGGCATGACTGTTTTCAGCAAAGTTCTCTATGGCTCCCTGCATGTTAAAGCTTATGATTGGGTTGAACCTACCCGTATCCATGAAAGCATTGGATCTGGTTCTCCACCAG TAAAGTTGGCAAAGTTGTCAGTTGATAAGGTTTTGACGGCTCCATGTGGGACATCAGTCTTGTATCCAAAAAGTGGGGGAAATATCCACTGTTTCACCGCAGTCACTCCTTGTGCTGTGCTTGATGTACTTACACCTTCATACAGGGAAGACGCTGGAAGGAAATGTACTTACTACCATGATTACCCTTATTCCCCGCCTC CTACAGGAAATGACGTAGTTGATGGAAAAAACGAGGAGTATGCTTGGCTTGCAGAGATAGAAACGCCGGATAATCTTTATATGCGTCCGGGATTGTATAGAGGGCCGAGATTACATGTGTAG
- the LOC136217890 gene encoding enolase 1, chloroplastic → MALPSTTNFLDKSFFSSSSFSSSTSSSLPFPSLKSRSLVVRNSVTVAPSSSAQIAKECKVKSVKARQIIDSRGNPTVEVDLVTDDLYRSAVPSGASTGIYEALELRDGDKSVYGGKGVLTAVNNINDILAPKLIGVDVRNQDDVDAVMLDIDGTPNKSKLGANAILGVSLSICRAGAGAKGVPLYKHIQELSGTKELVMPVPAFNVINGGSHAGNNLAMQEFMILPVGAASFAEALRMGSEVYHTLKGIIKAKYGQDACNVGDEGGFAPNVQDNREGLILLMDAIEKAGYTGKIKIGMDVAASEFLTKDGRYDLNFKKQPNDGAHVLSAQSLGDLYKEFVKDFPIVSIEDPFDQDDWSSWASLQSSVDIQIVGDDLLVTNPKKIAEAIQKKACNGLLLKVNQIGTVTESIRAALDSKAAGWGVMVSHRSGETEDNFIADLSVGLASGQIKTGAPCRSERLAKYNQLLRIEEELGNVRYAGEAFRSP, encoded by the exons ATGGCTTTGCCTTCCACCACCAACTTCCTCGACaagtctttcttttcttcttcttctttttcttcttctacttCTTCCTCCCTTCCTTTCCCTTCCCTGAAATCTCGCTCCTTAGTCGTCCGTAATTCGGTCACTGTTGCGCCGTCGTCTTCCGCTCAGATCGCTAAGGAGTGCAAGGTTAAGTCTGTTAAAGCTAGGCAAATCATTGATAGTCGTGGGAATCCAACTGTCGAGGTTGATCTTGTTACCGATGATCTTTATCGATCCGCTGTTCCTAGTGGCGCCTCCACTGGGATCTATGAGGCTTTGGAGCTTAGAGATGGGGATAAGAGTGTTTATGGAGGCAAAGGTGTGCTTACTGCTGTTAACAATATCAATGACATTTTGGCTCCTAAGCTAATTGGTGTCGATGTCAG AAACCAAGATGATGTGGATGCTGTTATGCTGGATATTGATGGAACTCCGAACAAGTCAAAACTAGGAGCTAATGCCATCCTTGGGGTATCTCTGAGCATCTGTCGAGCAGGTGCCGGGGCAAAAGGAGTGCCCTTGTATAAGCATATTCAGGAATTGTCCGGTACAAAGGAGCTTGTTATGCCAGTTCCAGCATTTAATGTGATCAATGGAGGTAGTCATGCTGGAAATAACTTAGCTATGCAAGAGTTTATGATATTGCCAGTAGGTGCAGCATCATTTGCTGAGGCCCTCCGCATGGGTAGTGAAG TTTATCATACACTGAAAGGAATTATCAAGGCAAAGTATGGGCAAGATGCTTGTAATGTAGGAGATGAAGGGGGGTTTGCTCCTAATGTGCAGGATAATAGGGAAGGACTCATCTTGCTCATGGATGCAATTGAGAAAGCTGGTTATACAGGAAAG ATCAAAATTGGAATGGATGTTGCTGCTTCAGAGTTTCTCACCAAGGATGGTAGATATGATTTGAACTTTAAGAAACAGCCAAATGATGGTGCTCATGTGCTATCAGCTCAGAGCCTTGGTGATCTGTACAAGGAATTTGTTAAGGATTTCCCCATTGTTTCAATTGAAGATCCTTTTGACCAGGATGATTGGAGCTCATGGGCTTCGCTACAGTCTTCAGTCGATATCCAAATTGTTGGAGATGACTTGTTGGTTACAAATCCAAAGAAAATAGCTGAAGCAATTCAGAAAAAAGCTTGCAATGGCTTACTTCTCAAG GTTAACCAGATCGGTACAGTAACAGAGTCCATTAGAGCAGCACTTGACTCAAAAGCTGCAGGTTGGGGTGTGATGGTCAGCCACCGAAGTGGTGAAACTGAAGATAACTTCATTGCAGATCTTTCTGTTGGATTGGCTAGTGGACAG ATCAAGACTGGAGCTCCCTGCAGAAGTGAGCGCTTGGCCAAGTATAATCAG CTTCTGCGTATTGAAGAGGAACTTGGAAACGTGCGTTATGCAGGTGAAGCTTTCAGATCCCCTTAG